A region of the Mesoterricola sediminis genome:
GAACGCCCCTTCGCCCGCGCAGCCCTGCGGCTGGGGCTCGTCTGGACGTTTCTCCTGGCCGTCAACGTGGCCCTGCTGATCCTGTTCTGGCGGCGGGAGCAGGTGGCGACGGCGGTGAGCGAGGCCCGGCACTCCTTCCAGAAGGACCTGCTCTACCGGCAGTGGGTCTCGGATCTCGGGGGGATCTACGTCCCCGCCGACCGGGTGGAGCCCAACCCGCTGCTGGCGGAGGTGCCGGACCGGGACCTCGTCGCCGGGGGGCGCCGTCTCACCCTCGTCAACCCCGCCTACATGACCCGCCTGGTGCACGAGCTGGGCCGGAGCGCCTTCGGCCTCAAGGGCCACATCACGAGCCTTCGGCCCCTGCGGAGCGCCAACGCCCCCGACCCCTGGGAGGCCTGGGCCCTGGCCGAGCTGGACCGGGGCCGGCGGGAGGTGGTCGGCGTCGCCCCCCTGGACGGGAAGCCCCACGTGCGGCTCCTGGGGGCCATGGTGACCCAGCCCAGCTGCCTGAAGTGCCACGGGGGCCAGGGCTACCGGGTCGGGGAGGTGCGGGGCGGCATCTGCGTGAGCGTGCCCATCGAGCCGCTCTGGACCTTCCTGCGGCAGCCCATCCACCTCGCGACCCTCGCCGGGGCCGTCGGGGTGTGGCTGGTGGGCCTGACGGGGCTCTTCCTCCTGGCCCGGCGGGAGGCGGCCCGGGAGCGCCAGGTCCGGCAGATGATGGTGCGCCTGGAGGAGGTGCAGCGCCTGGACAGCCTGGGCATCCTGGCGGGGGGCATCGCCCACGACATCAACAACGTCCTGGGTGCCATCCTGAGCCTTTCCAGCGCCTTCGAGACGCTGCACCCCCCCGACGGGCCCCTGGGCAAGGCCCTGGCGACGATCACCCAGGCCTGCCTCCGGGGCCGCACCGTGGTCCAGGGCCTCCTGGCCTTCGCCCGCAAGCAGGCCCCGGAGGTGGGGCTCCTGGACCTCAACGCGCTGGTCCACGAGGTGCGCGGCCTCCTGGAGCACACCACCCTGGCCCGCATCACCGTGGCCCTGGACCTGGCCCCCGGCGGGGCCCCGGTGCGCGGGGACGCCGGCGCCCTCACCCACGTGATCATGAACCTGTGCGTCAACGCCCTGGACGCCATGCCGGGCGGCGGGACCCTCACCCTGCGCACCCG
Encoded here:
- a CDS encoding ATP-binding protein; translation: MAGSPPQERPFARAALRLGLVWTFLLAVNVALLILFWRREQVATAVSEARHSFQKDLLYRQWVSDLGGIYVPADRVEPNPLLAEVPDRDLVAGGRRLTLVNPAYMTRLVHELGRSAFGLKGHITSLRPLRSANAPDPWEAWALAELDRGRREVVGVAPLDGKPHVRLLGAMVTQPSCLKCHGGQGYRVGEVRGGICVSVPIEPLWTFLRQPIHLATLAGAVGVWLVGLTGLFLLARREAARERQVRQMMVRLEEVQRLDSLGILAGGIAHDINNVLGAILSLSSAFETLHPPDGPLGKALATITQACLRGRTVVQGLLAFARKQAPEVGLLDLNALVHEVRGLLEHTTLARITVALDLAPGGAPVRGDAGALTHVIMNLCVNALDAMPGGGTLTLRTRSGEDGARLEVEDTGTGMAPEVLRRAREPFFTTKPMGKGTGLGLAIAFGTLRSHGGTLELRSAPGKGTTVTLLFPPPGGGDDAAAAPAAPAPAAGRRILLVDDDELVRASVPVLLQRLGHTAETAAGGEEALARLARPPLPDVVILDMRMPGLDGPATLARIRADHPGLPVVLTTGYADPEAMGLAASMGAGSFLKKPFSTEELRASIDLAAGGR